A stretch of Cheilinus undulatus linkage group 20, ASM1832078v1, whole genome shotgun sequence DNA encodes these proteins:
- the cops3 gene encoding COP9 signalosome complex subunit 3: protein MASALEQFVNNVRQLSAQGQMTQLCELINKSGELLAKNLSHLDTVLGALDIQEHSLGVLAVLFVKFSMPNIPDFETLFSQVQLFISTCNGEHIRYATDTFAGLCHQLTNALVERKQPLRGVVILKQAIDKMQMNTNQLTSVHADLCQLCLLAKCFKPALPFLELDMMDICKENGAYDAKHFLCYYYYGGMIYTGLKNFERALYFYEQAITTPAMAVSHIMLESYKKYILVSLILHGKVQPLPKYTSQIVGRFIKPLSNAYHELAQVYSTNNPAELRNLVSKHSETFARDNNTGLVKQCLSSLYKKNIQRLTKTFLTLSLQDMASRVQLSGPQEAEKYVLHMIEDGEIYASINQKDGMVCFHDNPEKYNNPAMLHKIDQEMLKCIELDEKLKSMDQEITVNPQFVQKSMGSQEDDVGSKTSSYS, encoded by the exons ATGGCTTCTGCCTTGGAGCAGTTTGTGAACAATGTGCGGCAGCTCTCCGCTCAAG GCCAGATGACTCAGTTGTGTGAGTTGATCAACAAGAGCGGGGAACTTTTGGCCAAAAATCTGTCTCATCTGGACACGGTGCTAGGAGCATTGGATATCCAGGAGCACTCCCTCGGAGTGCTGGCTGTTCT ATTTGTAAAGTTTTCCATGCCAAACATCCCCGACTTTGAGACACTTTTCTCCCAAGTTCAACTCTTCATCAGTACCTGCAATGGAGAGCACATTAGATATGCTACAGACACTT TCGCTGGTCTCTGTCACCAGCTGACAAATGCCCTTGTAGAGCGTAAACAG CCATTGAGAGGTGTTGTTATCCTAAAACAGGCAATAGACAAAATGCAAATGAACACAAACCAACTTACCTCGGTTCATGCAGACCTGTGTCAG CTGTGTTTGTTGGCTAAGTGCTTTAAGCCAGCCCTACCCTTTTTGGAGTTGGACATGATGGACATCTGCAAAGAGAACGGAGCTTACGATGCAAAGCACTTTTTATGCTACTATTACTATGGTGGAATGATCTACACAGGACTCAAAAACTTTGAAAGAGCACTGTATTTTTATGAACAG GCAATAACCACTCCAGCTATGGCTGTGAGTCACATCATGTTGGAATCCTACAAGAAGTACATCTTGGTGTCACTCATTCTCCATGGCAAAGTGCAGCCACTGCCCAAATACACCTCACAAATAGTGGGAAGGTTCATCAAA ccCCTGAGCAATGCATACCACGAGTTAGCTCAGGTTTACTCCACCAACAACCCAGCTGAGCTGCGCAACCTGGTCAGTAAACACAGCGAGACCTTCGCACGAGACAACAACACAGGCTTAGTCAAACAATGCCTGTCCTCCCTCTACAAGAAGAACATACAGAGGCTAACAAAG ACCTTCCTGACGCTCTCTTTGCAAGACATGGCCAGTCGAGTTCAACTTTCAGGCCCCCAGGAAGCCGAGAAATACGTCTTACACATG ATTGAAGATGGTGAAATCTACGCTAGTATTAACCAAAAGGACGGCATGGTCTGCTTTCATGACAACccagaaaaatacaacaaccCAGCGATGCTTCACAAAATAGACCAAGAG ATGTTGAAATGTATAGAGCTTGATGAGAAACTTAAGTCTATGGATCAAGAAATCACAGTAAACCCTCAGTTTGTGCAAAAG AGTATGGGATCGCAGGAGGACGATGTTGGCAGCAAAACATCCAGCTACTCCTGA